In Aeromicrobium sp. A1-2, the DNA window TCAGCCCGGCACAGGCGTTGACGGTTGCCCGACTATCCCGGGCGACCAGCCGGTAGGGACTGACTGCAACGGCACCAACGACGGTGACGATGATCCGACTCCAGGGGTGACGCCGGTGGACAAGGTCGTTGCGCGTGAGGACGACATGCTTCCCGACACAGGTGGCGTGCCGCTGTGGATGCTTCTCTTTTCAGGGCCGCTGGCTGCGGCCGGCGCGCTGATGCTCAAGAAGCGGAGCCCGGTGGCGTACGCCTTCAGCGCAGCCGGAGGTCCGGTTCATTCACTGAGCCTGCCGCCGGTGCAGAGGTCAGTCACCGAGGAGTCTCACGGCGCTCGTGGTCTCCTGCGCGCAATGGTCGGCGCGGTCATGAGCTTCTTCCGCGGAGGACGGCGCTGACAGAGGCTGAGCACGCGAAGGGGAGTCGCCACACGGCGGCTCCCCTTCGCGCGTCAACGGGCCGTGGGATAGATCACGAGTAGGCACCTCGACCTCAACCGACGTCACCGATGCCAACGGTGAAGTTCGCGGGGCATCCATGGTCGAGTTCGACTCCATCGAAGGCGCCGTCGCCGTCGCCAAGGGAAGTCCCAACTTGCAGTTCGGCGGAAGCGTCGAAGTCCTCGAAGAGTTCATCCGACCATGATGTGACACTCGATGACGACTAAAGGCTTCGCGATGCGAAGTCTTCTAGCGACGTCCTGATCTGCCGCCTCCTGCGCTTTGGTGCACGGCGTCAATCCGCCGCGTTCAAGTTCGCTCCATTCGCCAGTCAGTGGGTCGGAGGGGACTGCTGCACGACCAGGCTGGGGGCAGGTCAAGATCTCAACCAAACTCGGGGCAGTCCCAGTTGCTCCTTTCGGTTCGAGAGCCAACGGCTCACAGGTCGGCTGCTGGCAAGGCGGAGGCGGCTGGGCTGACGTGCACGGTGGCTGTGGTGAGCTTGGGGATGGCCTCGCGTAGGCGTTCCTCCGCGAGGTGGGCGATGTGGTGCGCGGCGCGAAGGTCGAGCGTTCCCTCGACGTTGATGCCGGCTTCTACATGGAGTTGGTGTCCAATCCATCGGAGCTGGATCGAGTTCACTCTGATCACTCCCAGTGTGGTCGCGAGCAATGATTCGGCCTGGTCGACCAGCGCAGGCTCGACACCATCAAGAAGCCGGCGGAAGACCTCGGTAGCGGCACCTTTGAGTACGACGAGGATGGCGACGGTGATCAGGAGTCCGACAATTGGATCGGCCAAGGGAAAACCTGCCATCACACCGATGGCGCCTACGGCTACGGCCAGCGAGGTGAATCCGTCCGTGCGGGCGTGCAGACCATCGGCCACCAGGGCAGCGGAGCCGATCTTGCGCCCAACCCGAATCCGGTAGACCGCGACGAGTTCATTTCCTCCAAATCCGATGACTCCGGCAGCCAGGACAACCCATGCGTTGGTGATGTCCCTGGGGTTGATGAGCCTCAAGATCGATTCGTAGCCGGCGATGACCGCTGACAGGGCGATCATCAATACGATGAACAGGCCGGCGATGTCTTCGACGCGTCCCAGGCCGTAGGTGAATCGCTTGGTGGGCGGTCTGCGGACAAGAACGAAGGCGACCCAAAGTGGCACGGCGGTCAGGGCGTCGGAGAAGTTGTGGATTGTGTCTGCCAACAGTGCGACCGACCCGGTGAAGAGGACAACGATCAGCTGCGCGGCTGCTGTGGCCAGCAGCACCACGAGGCTGATCTTCAGTGCACGGATCCCTTCGCGGCTGGACTCCAACGCATCGTCGATCGAGTCGGCCGCGTCATGACTGTGCGGTTTGAAGATCGAGAGGAAGAACCCCCGTAGCCCGCCGGGGTGCGCGTGCTCGTCGTCGTGATGATGGCCGTGCTCTTCGATGTGAGTGTCTGGCTGATCGTTCGGATTCCTCATGAATTGTTCGATCTGGGCAGAACGCTGACGTCGGCATCGACTCGGTGGTGGGCGGGCAGGACCGTGCCTTGGTGCTCGGCGTGGTGGATGCCGTCGAGCACCAGTTGGCGCGCGTGATCATTTTCCAGTCGGTAGAAGATCGTGTTGCCAGCGCGGCGTGTTTGGACTAGTCGAGCCAGGCGTAGCTTCGCTAGGTGCTGCGAGACGGCCGCGGCCGACCTACCCACTGCGACGGCGAGCTCCCCGACCGACATTTCGTTTTCGACCAGGCACCAGAGCAGCGTCAGACGAGTCCCATCTGACAGCATTCGAAACACTTCAACTGCCAGGTCAACTTCGTCCGCCGACGGCAGGACCAGTGATCTATCTGCATGCATACGCAGATAGTACATTGGCCGCGCGCGGCAGTTCGTCGGCGCACATGGATGCGCAAACGCTGACGAGCGCCAAGGCAGAGCCGAAGCGGCACCTTGGGCCGTAGGTGCCGCGGAGTCAGCAAGCAGCCACATTCGAGTCGAACGGGACTTCCGTCCCGACTGTTGAGGGCTTTCGATCCTGAGCCAGACGCATTGTCCGCGTGAAAATGGTTAGGCCGGACAGACGAAATGAGCTGCCACGCAAATTGGGTGTGATTCTACGCAGGTCTCAGCAACAAGCGATTGGAACGATTATGTGGTGGAACGATCACAACATGGGTTCGAACGACTGGGTCACGATGAGTTTCGCGATGGTGGCCTTCTGGTCGTTGTTGGTAGCCGCTGTGTTCGTCATACGGAAGAACTGGACCACTCGTCCGCCTGGGGAGGAATTCGTCGGACGGACGCCTTTGCAGACTTTGGATGAGCGTTTCGCTCGCGGCGAGATTGACGCTGAAGAATACCAATCCCGCCGCGAAATCCTACGTGCTGGTCGCTGACTCACTCACGGACGGCTCGGCCGATACCGGCGGTATCCGGGGAGAATAACGCTTCAAGCCGCCCGTATACCATCCGTAGTACGGACCAACGCCTAGGAGCAACCATGAGCGATCACTCGCGGGGTGATATGAAGACGGACGCTACCGACTCCGATCTGGTAATCGATCCCGTTTGTGGAATGTCCATCGACCCTCACGCAATCGAACTCCGTTCAAGTCACGCCGAGGAGACGTACTACTTCTGTTCCGAGGGTTGCATGTCGAAGTTCGAAGCTGATCCGGGCAAATACGTCGAGGCACCTGAACTGAACCACGCCGCGACTGGGCCGGAGGACGTTGAGTACACGTGCCCAATGCACCCGGAGATCCGGATGCCCGGCCCTGGGTCTTGCCCGATCTGCGGTATGGCGCTCGAACCGATGGAGGTCACCACCGATTCCGGACCTAACCCCGAACTCGCCTATATGACGCGTCGCTTCTGGCTCGGGCTCGTACTGGCTATCCCGGTGTTCGTGTTGGAGATGGGTGGCCACCTGTTCTCAGGCGTCAACGATGCGGTTCCAGTCAAGGTCTCGGTCTGGATTCAGTTGGTGTTGGCCACACCTGTGGTGTTGTGGGCGGGCTGGCCGTTCTTCGTCCGCGGGTGGCGATCGCTGCGTACCCGCAACCTCAACATGTTCACCCTGATCGCCCTTGGCACCGGCGTCGCCTGGACCTACAGCGTCGTGGCGACGATCGTGCCGGGTATTTTCCCGGATGCTTTCAGGTCCATGGGCGGAACTGTTGACGTCTACTTCGAGGCTGCGGCTGTCATCACAGTGCTGGTTTTGCTCGGTCAGGTTCTTGAGCTTCGAGCGCGTGAGCAAACGTCTGGTGCGATCAAGGCTTTGCTCGACCTCGCGCCCAAGTCAGCGCGGCGAATCGGTGCCGACGGTGCCGAGGAGGAGGTGCCGATCGATGCGCTCCAGCTTGGTGACCGGGTCCGCGTGCGTCCAGGCGAGAAGGTGCCGGTTGACGGCGTAGTGGTGGACGGACGCTCCTCGCTCGATGAGTCCTTGGTGACCGGTGAGTCGATGCCGATGACCAAGGCCACTGGCGACAAGGTGATCGGAGGGACGGTCAACCAGACCGGGGCGCTGGTGATCGAGGCGGAGAAGATCGGCCGGGACAGCATGCTGGCCGGGATTGTCGCCATGGTTGCGGCGGCACAGCGTTCGCGCGCGCCGATCCAA includes these proteins:
- a CDS encoding metalloregulator ArsR/SmtB family transcription factor gives rise to the protein MHADRSLVLPSADEVDLAVEVFRMLSDGTRLTLLWCLVENEMSVGELAVAVGRSAAAVSQHLAKLRLARLVQTRRAGNTIFYRLENDHARQLVLDGIHHAEHQGTVLPAHHRVDADVSVLPRSNNS
- a CDS encoding SHOCT domain-containing protein, yielding MGSNDWVTMSFAMVAFWSLLVAAVFVIRKNWTTRPPGEEFVGRTPLQTLDERFARGEIDAEEYQSRREILRAGR
- a CDS encoding cation diffusion facilitator family transporter, whose translation is MRNPNDQPDTHIEEHGHHHDDEHAHPGGLRGFFLSIFKPHSHDAADSIDDALESSREGIRALKISLVVLLATAAAQLIVVLFTGSVALLADTIHNFSDALTAVPLWVAFVLVRRPPTKRFTYGLGRVEDIAGLFIVLMIALSAVIAGYESILRLINPRDITNAWVVLAAGVIGFGGNELVAVYRIRVGRKIGSAALVADGLHARTDGFTSLAVAVGAIGVMAGFPLADPIVGLLITVAILVVLKGAATEVFRRLLDGVEPALVDQAESLLATTLGVIRVNSIQLRWIGHQLHVEAGINVEGTLDLRAAHHIAHLAEERLREAIPKLTTATVHVSPAASALPAADL